The Anguilla anguilla isolate fAngAng1 chromosome 4, fAngAng1.pri, whole genome shotgun sequence genome has a window encoding:
- the LOC118225258 gene encoding ESX-1 secretion-associated protein EspI-like → MCLLTVCFCLAVDGVSPQPPEDSSPCEAWQWVECAPQPPEDPSPCLAVGGVSPQPPEDPSPCEAWQWVECPPKPLKTPLHVRPGRGCPPQLPLRSPRRTGAGAEREAEAWEEDEEEEEEEERMGPGWKSELGAGRARLRMATGSPAPPPSAPLPPRLWVSVSRVRGQGREARSGPARRAAIPAGFPRGGRNRSGGGRRPGVARRGPAALEPRDPRLAALPPAGPCLRAPGRSPHACGSARGAAGGGGGRFTAPHRTHESLPENE, encoded by the exons ATGTGTCTGTTGactgtgtgcttct GCCTGGCAGTGGATGGAGtgtccccccaaccccctgaaGACTCCTCTCCATGTGAGGCCTGGCAGTGGGTGGAGtgtgccccccaaccccctgaaGACCCCTCTCCAT GCCTGGCAGTGGGTGGAGtgtccccccaaccccctgaaGACCCCTCTCCATGTGAGGCCTGGCAGTGGGTGGAGTGTCCCCCCAAACCCCTGAAGACCCCTCTCCACGTGAGGCCTGGCAGAGGTTGCCCCCCTCAGCTACCTTTGAGATCACCACGGAGGACAG gagcaggcgcagagagagaagcagaggcgtgggaggaggacgaagaggaggaggaggaggaggagaggatgggGCCCGGTTGGAAGAGTGAACTCGGAGCTGGGCGAGCGCGGCTGCGGATGGCCACGGGCtctccagctccccccccctccgcccccctccctccccgacTGTGGGTCTCGGTGAGCCGGGTCCGGGGCCAAGGCAGGGAGGCGCGGAGTGGGCCGGCGAGGCGGGCCGCCATCCCCGCCGGCTTCCCGCGCGGCGGGAGAAATCGATCCGGAGGAGGGAGGCGGCCAGGGGTCGCCCGGCGCGGCCCCGCGGCCCTGGAGCCCAGGGACCCGCGGCTCGCGGCTCTTCCTCCAGCCGGCCCCTGCCTGCGCGCACCGGGCCGCTCCCCGCATGCGTGTGGTTCGGCCCggggggccgcggggggggggggggggcgcttcaCGGCCCCGCACCGAACCCATGAAAGTTTgccagaaaatgaataa